A window of the Yersinia rochesterensis genome harbors these coding sequences:
- a CDS encoding DeoR/GlpR family transcriptional regulator — protein MKQTQRHDAIIELVRQQGYVSTEELVEHFAVSPQTIRRDLNDLADQNKIHRHHGGAALPSSSVNAAYNDRKVMWSEEKARIAQRVASQIPDGATLFIDIGTTPEAVAHALMNHKGLRVVTNNLNVATLLTAKEDFRLILAGGEVRTRDGGIIGEATLDFISQFRLDYGILGISGIDMDGSLLEFDYHEVRTKRAIIENSRCVMLVTDHSKFGRNAMVNLGNMNLIDYLFTDQMPPASVMKIIEQHNVQLELC, from the coding sequence GTGAAGCAAACGCAGCGGCATGATGCGATTATTGAATTGGTACGCCAACAAGGCTACGTCAGTACTGAAGAGCTAGTGGAGCATTTTGCCGTTAGCCCGCAAACCATCCGACGCGATTTGAATGATTTGGCGGATCAAAACAAGATTCACCGCCATCATGGTGGTGCCGCATTACCCTCTAGTTCAGTCAACGCGGCTTATAACGACCGTAAAGTAATGTGGTCGGAAGAAAAGGCGCGCATTGCCCAACGTGTTGCCAGCCAGATCCCCGATGGCGCGACACTGTTTATTGATATCGGCACCACACCAGAAGCGGTCGCTCATGCTTTAATGAATCATAAAGGCTTGCGCGTGGTGACCAATAATCTGAACGTGGCGACATTGTTAACCGCCAAAGAGGATTTTCGGCTAATTCTAGCCGGTGGTGAAGTTCGTACCCGTGATGGTGGGATTATTGGTGAAGCCACGCTGGACTTTATTTCCCAGTTCCGCCTCGATTACGGCATCCTCGGCATCAGCGGTATTGATATGGACGGCTCTCTACTGGAGTTTGATTATCATGAAGTGCGGACCAAACGGGCGATTATCGAAAACTCCCGCTGCGTGATGCTGGTCACCGACCATTCCAAATTTGGCCGTAACGCGATGGTGAATCTGGGGAACATGAATCTGATTGATTATTTGTTTACCGATCAGATGCCACCAGCCAGCGTGATGAAGATTATTGAGCAGCATAATGTTCAATTAGAGTTGTGTTAG